A portion of the Stella humosa genome contains these proteins:
- a CDS encoding ABC transporter permease: MAASLRTVAILTGLPVLFFAAFFLAPMLVVTIASLTDATGAVTWSNYARILLDRYHWDVLWVTFRIGALTTIVSVLIGYPLAWYLVRIVKWAPWRRACVILIVVPLFTSNIVRSFGWMVLLGRNGLVNDGLLAGGLIDRPVRFLGTELGILIGLVYILLPFVVLSVGNGLAKVDPSLEQASADLGATPAATFWTVTFPLSLPGLMAGSIMVFMLAVSAYVTPALLSGGRITVFSMLIFQQYSSVFDFHYGGALGITMLLLTLVLVAVAGRFGEPKGKGA, translated from the coding sequence GTGGCCGCCAGCCTGCGGACGGTGGCGATCCTGACCGGCCTGCCGGTCCTGTTCTTCGCCGCGTTCTTCCTGGCGCCGATGCTGGTCGTCACCATCGCCAGCCTGACGGACGCGACCGGTGCCGTCACCTGGTCGAACTACGCCCGCATCCTGCTCGACCGATATCATTGGGACGTGCTGTGGGTGACGTTCCGGATCGGCGCCCTCACCACCATCGTCAGCGTGCTCATCGGCTACCCGCTGGCATGGTACCTGGTGCGCATCGTGAAGTGGGCGCCCTGGCGGCGCGCCTGCGTCATCCTCATCGTCGTGCCGCTGTTCACCAGCAACATCGTGCGGTCCTTCGGCTGGATGGTGCTGCTCGGCCGCAACGGGCTGGTGAATGACGGCCTGCTCGCGGGTGGCCTGATCGACCGGCCGGTGCGGTTCCTCGGCACCGAACTGGGCATCCTGATCGGGCTGGTCTACATCCTGCTGCCGTTCGTCGTGCTTTCTGTCGGCAACGGCCTGGCCAAGGTCGACCCCTCGCTGGAGCAGGCGTCCGCCGATCTGGGTGCCACGCCGGCCGCGACCTTCTGGACCGTGACCTTTCCGCTGAGCCTGCCCGGCCTGATGGCCGGGTCGATCATGGTCTTCATGCTGGCGGTCAGCGCCTATGTGACGCCGGCACTTCTCAGCGGCGGGCGCATCACCGTCTTCTCCATGCTGATCTTCCAGCAGTACAGCTCGGTCTTCGACTTCCACTATGGCGGCGCGCTCGGCATCACGATGCTGCTGCTGACCCTGGTCCTGGTGGCGGTCGCCGGTCGCTTCGGCGAGCCGAAGGGGAAGGGGGCCTAG
- a CDS encoding ABC transporter ATP-binding protein, with protein sequence MTALLEIVGLSKQFGGQVVLRDIDLVVEQGEFIALLGPSGCGKTTLLRCIAGFLAAETGRVCIAGEDVTDLPPYRRPLNTVFQNYALFPHMSVADNVAYGPRRRGAGRAEAGQLAMDALALVGMADMGQRMPRQLSGGQQQRVALARAVVNKPKLLLLDEPLSALDLKLRKRVQIELKQLQEKLGIAFVFVTHDQEEALTMADRVVVMNAGRIEQAGRGQDIYRSPSTRFVADFIGEANFLRTTAAGGGRVALALGAVELPAPGYAGGAAPVAVLRPEHIAIRSQALADGRVEVPAKVQSVTHVGSHVLVALDTAEGVLHCRIGGTAPVDLVRGASIVASFDAADVHLVAG encoded by the coding sequence GTGACCGCACTCCTGGAGATCGTGGGCCTGTCGAAGCAGTTCGGCGGCCAGGTGGTGCTGCGGGACATCGACCTGGTCGTGGAGCAGGGCGAGTTCATCGCCCTGCTCGGTCCCTCGGGCTGCGGCAAGACCACGCTGCTGCGCTGCATCGCCGGCTTCCTGGCGGCCGAGACGGGCCGTGTTTGCATTGCCGGCGAGGATGTGACGGACCTGCCGCCATACCGCCGGCCCCTCAACACGGTCTTCCAGAACTACGCGCTCTTTCCGCACATGAGCGTGGCCGACAACGTGGCGTACGGGCCGCGGCGTCGCGGTGCCGGCCGGGCCGAGGCGGGCCAGCTTGCGATGGACGCGCTCGCCCTGGTCGGCATGGCGGACATGGGCCAACGCATGCCCCGCCAATTGTCGGGCGGCCAGCAGCAGCGGGTCGCCCTGGCCCGCGCCGTCGTCAACAAGCCCAAGCTGCTGCTGCTGGACGAGCCGCTGAGCGCGCTCGACCTGAAGCTGCGCAAGCGCGTCCAGATCGAGCTGAAGCAGTTGCAGGAAAAGCTCGGGATCGCCTTCGTCTTCGTCACCCACGACCAGGAGGAGGCGCTGACCATGGCCGACCGGGTCGTGGTGATGAACGCGGGCCGCATCGAACAGGCCGGCCGGGGGCAGGATATCTACCGGTCGCCCAGCACGCGCTTCGTCGCCGACTTCATCGGCGAGGCGAACTTTCTGCGCACGACGGCAGCGGGCGGCGGCCGGGTCGCGCTGGCGCTGGGCGCCGTGGAACTGCCGGCCCCGGGCTACGCCGGCGGTGCCGCGCCCGTGGCCGTGCTGCGGCCCGAGCACATCGCGATCCGCAGCCAGGCACTGGCGGACGGTCGGGTCGAAGTCCCGGCCAAGGTCCAGAGCGTGACCCATGTCGGCAGCCATGTGCTGGTCGCGCTGGACACCGCGGAAGGGGTCCTCCACTGCCGTATCGGCGGCACGGCCCCGGTCGACCTGGTCCGGGGCGCCAGCATCGTCGCCAGCTTCGATGCGGCCGACGTGCATCTGGTGGCGGGCTGA
- a CDS encoding ABC transporter substrate-binding protein, which produces MTRPLTLVSALLGAAALAGSAQAQQPSSITVAWYGGNWGDAFRACVAEPFTKATGIAVNAEIGTSTVTLAKLQQQKANPTIDVAWMDGGISELALAADVTDNLDAGAIRNLANTLPEAVYKSGATTYAVGTGYYSLGIAYNTQKVKTAPTSWNDLWKKEFEEAVTIPSPSNSSGVPLIIFLSKIWGVPTSDLSATFKKIKELKPALFFDSSGAATNAYQSGEAIIGAHFNVGAWDLTDKGLPIAFVVPKEGAWATDARLHLVKGTARKDAAQKFIDQALTPEAAACLADKLYLGPSVKGVTIKQETARKLPWGETGSVKNLQLFDWAEINALRPKIVDTWNREIARK; this is translated from the coding sequence ATGACCCGACCTCTGACCCTGGTCTCTGCCCTGCTGGGCGCCGCCGCGTTGGCTGGTTCCGCCCAGGCGCAGCAGCCGTCTTCGATCACGGTCGCCTGGTATGGCGGCAACTGGGGCGATGCGTTCCGCGCCTGCGTCGCAGAGCCCTTCACCAAGGCCACGGGCATCGCCGTCAACGCCGAGATCGGCACGTCCACGGTGACGCTCGCCAAGCTGCAGCAGCAGAAGGCCAACCCGACGATCGACGTGGCGTGGATGGATGGCGGCATCAGCGAACTGGCGCTGGCCGCCGACGTGACCGACAATCTGGACGCGGGCGCGATCCGCAACCTCGCCAACACCTTGCCCGAGGCCGTCTACAAGTCCGGCGCCACGACCTATGCGGTGGGCACCGGCTACTACTCGCTGGGCATCGCCTACAACACCCAGAAGGTGAAGACCGCGCCGACCTCCTGGAACGACCTGTGGAAGAAGGAGTTCGAGGAAGCGGTCACGATCCCGTCGCCGTCCAATTCCTCCGGCGTGCCGCTGATCATCTTCCTGTCGAAGATCTGGGGCGTTCCGACCAGCGACCTGTCGGCGACCTTCAAGAAGATCAAGGAGCTGAAGCCGGCGCTGTTCTTTGATTCGTCGGGTGCGGCGACGAATGCCTACCAGAGCGGTGAGGCCATCATCGGGGCGCATTTCAACGTCGGCGCCTGGGACCTGACCGACAAGGGCCTGCCGATCGCCTTCGTCGTGCCGAAGGAGGGCGCCTGGGCCACGGATGCCCGCCTGCATCTGGTCAAGGGCACGGCCAGGAAGGACGCCGCCCAGAAGTTCATAGACCAGGCGCTGACGCCCGAGGCCGCAGCCTGTCTGGCCGACAAGCTCTATCTCGGCCCGTCCGTGAAGGGCGTCACGATCAAGCAGGAGACCGCGCGCAAGCTGCCGTGGGGCGAGACCGGGTCGGTCAAGAACCTGCAGCTCTTCGACTGGGCCGAGATCAACGCCCTGCGGCCGAAGATCGTCGACACCTGGAACCGCGAGATCGCGCGGAAGTAG
- a CDS encoding GlxA family transcriptional regulator yields the protein MLPADTGEPAEPRLRVGFILLHQFTLAAFSGLIDALRLAADHGGRSRQLHIAWTVMSLGGGPQQSSCGVSVMPNSGLRDAGEFDYVAVCGGNDYLNDEPATALVQHLRAAAAGGVRLLGICTGTFVIAKAGLVGDRRVCVHWNVLDAFNQRFPRLNAVVDRLFLDEGDLITCAGSTAAIDLGLYLVSRHCGRDKAQQAMRHMMLQDIRPAAVPQPHFYARLAGIADVRIRQAAQFIEQRLDDPPPVAAIARYVGISSRQLERLFHAELGVGPAAFQRRLRLEYGRWLLDNSKRTITEIAIDAGFADSAHFSRDFKSMFGSTPSHQRRALRMASAPGG from the coding sequence ATGCTGCCTGCCGATACCGGCGAGCCGGCCGAACCGCGTCTGCGTGTCGGTTTCATCCTGCTGCACCAGTTCACGCTGGCCGCATTCTCCGGCCTGATCGACGCCTTGCGCCTGGCGGCCGATCACGGCGGCCGCAGCCGGCAGCTCCATATCGCCTGGACCGTGATGAGCCTGGGCGGCGGGCCGCAGCAGTCGAGCTGCGGGGTGTCCGTCATGCCCAACAGCGGCCTGCGCGACGCCGGGGAGTTCGACTATGTCGCGGTCTGCGGCGGCAACGACTACCTGAACGACGAGCCGGCCACGGCACTCGTGCAACACCTGCGCGCGGCGGCGGCCGGTGGCGTCCGTCTGCTGGGCATCTGCACCGGCACGTTCGTCATCGCCAAGGCCGGCCTGGTCGGCGACCGCCGGGTCTGCGTCCACTGGAACGTGCTGGACGCGTTCAACCAGCGATTTCCACGCCTCAACGCGGTCGTCGACCGTCTCTTCCTCGACGAGGGCGACCTCATCACCTGTGCCGGATCGACGGCCGCGATCGATCTCGGACTCTATCTCGTGTCGCGACACTGCGGGCGCGACAAGGCCCAGCAGGCGATGCGGCACATGATGCTGCAGGACATCCGGCCGGCAGCGGTGCCGCAGCCGCACTTCTACGCCAGGCTGGCCGGCATCGCCGATGTCCGCATTCGCCAGGCCGCCCAGTTCATCGAGCAGCGCCTCGACGACCCGCCGCCCGTGGCCGCGATCGCGCGCTATGTCGGGATCAGCTCACGGCAGCTCGAGCGGCTGTTCCATGCCGAGCTGGGCGTCGGCCCGGCCGCCTTCCAGCGCCGCCTGCGCCTCGAATACGGCCGCTGGCTGCTCGACAACAGCAAGCGCACAATCACCGAGATCGCGATCGACGCCGGCTTCGCCGACAGCGCCCACTTCTCGCGGGACTTCAAGAGCATGTTCGGCAGCACGCCGAGCCATCAGCGGCGCGCGCTCAGGATGGCATCCGCTCCAGGAGGCTGA
- a CDS encoding Fe2+-dependent dioxygenase, whose protein sequence is MLLRIPEILSKTEVARCRQVIDQAEWGDGNATSGHQSALAKNNQQLPEGSPAARQVGNAILDALGRSPVFISAALPLKVFPPLFNRYAGGQAFGTHVDNAIRQLRGSDFRIRSDLSCTLFLSEPDDYDGGELSVEDTYGVHRVKLPAGDLVLYPASSLHHVTPVTRGARTSSFFWLQSMVRDDANRGLLFDLDRSIQTLGADRGHGDAEVIRLTGIYHNLLRQWADC, encoded by the coding sequence ATGCTGCTGCGCATTCCAGAGATTCTCTCGAAGACCGAGGTGGCGCGCTGCCGCCAGGTCATCGACCAGGCCGAATGGGGCGACGGCAATGCCACGTCGGGCCACCAGTCGGCACTGGCCAAGAACAACCAGCAGCTTCCCGAGGGCTCGCCCGCGGCGCGCCAGGTGGGCAACGCCATCCTGGATGCGCTGGGCCGCAGCCCGGTCTTCATCTCGGCCGCCCTGCCGCTCAAGGTGTTTCCGCCGCTCTTCAACCGCTATGCCGGCGGCCAGGCGTTCGGGACCCACGTCGACAATGCCATCCGCCAGCTTCGCGGCAGCGACTTCCGCATTCGCAGCGACCTGTCCTGCACGCTCTTCCTCAGCGAGCCCGACGACTATGACGGCGGCGAGCTGTCGGTCGAGGACACCTACGGCGTGCACCGGGTGAAGTTGCCGGCAGGCGACCTCGTGCTTTATCCGGCGTCGAGCCTGCACCACGTCACCCCGGTCACGCGCGGTGCCCGCACCTCGTCCTTCTTCTGGCTGCAGAGCATGGTGCGCGACGACGCCAACCGCGGCCTGTTGTTCGACCTTGACCGCAGCATCCAGACGCTCGGTGCCGATCGCGGCCACGGCGACGCGGAGGTGATCCGCCTGACCGGCATCTATCACAACCTTCTGCGGCAGTGGGCAGACTGCTGA
- a CDS encoding FecR family protein gives MNDQGQPPSDEADAIARQAQDWLILLRERRDPETRARLRAWLARSEAHRAAWAKTCRLAQLVLEGVRERRSQPRPVPAKGLAAILATLALAWMAVSVVRPTALLDWLEADYATGVAEIRQVALDDGTVMELAPNTAVAVHYDADGRRIRLLSGEAFFQVAHETTRPFEVAAGGLRTRIADGWVDVRADAGAATVAVNRGRAAVSDPAGSTSLLSGGDWAALSAVAGLTSGHDLPQLAGAWRSGRIGVTGWTLDRAVDELRHYHRGTILLADPALGRLVVSGELELGRPLASLDLILRGLGMAAREITPGLLVIARMGIPAGES, from the coding sequence TTGAACGACCAGGGTCAGCCGCCGTCCGACGAAGCGGATGCCATTGCCCGCCAGGCGCAGGATTGGCTGATCCTGCTGCGCGAGCGCCGGGATCCGGAGACGCGCGCGCGTCTCCGGGCTTGGCTCGCCCGCAGCGAGGCCCATCGGGCGGCCTGGGCCAAGACCTGCAGGCTGGCCCAGTTGGTCCTCGAGGGGGTCCGCGAGCGCCGTAGCCAGCCTCGACCTGTGCCGGCAAAGGGACTGGCGGCGATTCTGGCGACCCTGGCACTCGCCTGGATGGCCGTGAGCGTCGTGCGACCGACAGCGCTGCTCGATTGGCTGGAAGCCGATTATGCAACGGGGGTTGCCGAGATACGCCAAGTGGCACTGGACGACGGCACGGTGATGGAACTGGCGCCCAATACGGCTGTCGCGGTCCATTATGATGCTGACGGTCGCCGCATCCGGCTGCTGTCCGGCGAGGCTTTCTTCCAGGTTGCCCATGAGACGACCCGTCCGTTCGAGGTTGCGGCGGGCGGCCTGCGCACGCGCATTGCCGATGGCTGGGTCGATGTCCGGGCTGACGCGGGGGCGGCGACGGTCGCGGTCAACCGGGGGCGGGCGGCGGTCAGCGATCCGGCCGGCTCGACGAGCCTGCTGTCCGGCGGCGACTGGGCTGCGCTGTCGGCCGTCGCTGGCCTCACCAGCGGACATGATCTGCCGCAGTTGGCGGGGGCTTGGCGCAGCGGGCGGATCGGCGTCACAGGCTGGACGCTCGACCGCGCCGTCGACGAACTCCGGCACTATCATCGTGGCACCATTCTCCTGGCAGACCCGGCCCTGGGGCGGCTGGTCGTATCCGGGGAACTCGAGCTCGGGCGCCCGCTGGCATCCCTCGACCTGATCCTGCGGGGATTGGGCATGGCTGCCCGGGAGATCACGCCGGGCCTGCTGGTCATCGCACGCATGGGGATCCCGGCCGGAGAATCCTGA
- the otsA gene encoding alpha,alpha-trehalose-phosphate synthase (UDP-forming) codes for MARLVIVSNRTASPRDRGTRAGGLAVGLREALQKEGGLWFGWSGELSEAAAEPKIHEAGNILFATIPLTAADHDDFYVHYANGTLWPLCHYRLGLIEFSRSAYEGYLRVNRLFAERLAPLLRPDDIIWIHDYHFIPLASALRALGVANRIGFFLHIPLPAPEVLTALPRHRRLVADLCAYDLVGFQTADDLRAFSSYLEEERVGAMDRDGAFQAFGRHGMAAAFPIGIDTQAFVDLAQAAVDSPQTRRLADSLGGRRLVIGVDRLDYSKGIPQRMESFQAALESHPEHRGRVTYMQIAPISRGEVEQYRALRRELEGWVGRINGRFGEFDWAPVRYLNKAFPRQSLAGFYRAAAVGLVTPLRDGMNLVAKEYVAAQDPENPGVLVLSRFAGAARSLPQALIVNPFDVEEIGDAIHLALTMPLEERRARWAGMMAELRTNTIQSWCQAFVSRLNAIDTNRRAA; via the coding sequence TTGGCGCGGCTCGTAATCGTCTCCAACCGGACCGCGTCGCCGCGGGACCGCGGCACCCGGGCGGGCGGGCTGGCAGTCGGCCTGCGCGAGGCCCTGCAGAAGGAGGGCGGCCTGTGGTTCGGCTGGAGCGGCGAGCTGAGCGAGGCTGCGGCCGAGCCCAAGATCCACGAGGCTGGCAATATCCTCTTTGCCACCATTCCGCTGACGGCGGCCGACCATGACGACTTCTACGTGCACTATGCCAATGGCACGCTCTGGCCGCTTTGCCACTATCGCCTCGGCCTGATCGAGTTCAGCCGCAGCGCCTATGAGGGGTATCTGCGGGTCAACCGCCTGTTCGCCGAGCGGCTGGCGCCGCTGCTGCGGCCGGACGACATCATCTGGATCCACGACTACCACTTCATCCCGTTGGCCTCGGCCTTGCGGGCGCTGGGCGTGGCCAACCGGATCGGCTTCTTCCTGCACATTCCGCTGCCGGCGCCGGAGGTGCTGACCGCCCTGCCGCGCCATCGCCGGCTGGTGGCGGACCTTTGCGCCTACGACCTGGTCGGCTTCCAGACCGCCGACGACCTGCGGGCCTTCTCCAGCTACCTGGAGGAGGAGAGGGTGGGCGCCATGGACCGCGACGGCGCCTTCCAGGCCTTCGGCCGCCACGGGATGGCGGCGGCCTTCCCCATCGGCATCGACACGCAGGCGTTCGTCGACCTGGCGCAGGCCGCCGTCGACAGCCCGCAGACGCGGCGCCTGGCCGACAGCCTGGGCGGGCGGCGGCTCGTGATCGGCGTCGATCGGCTGGACTATTCCAAGGGCATCCCCCAGCGCATGGAATCCTTCCAGGCGGCACTCGAATCCCATCCCGAGCATCGCGGCCGCGTCACCTACATGCAGATCGCGCCGATCTCCCGCGGCGAGGTCGAGCAGTACCGGGCGCTGCGCCGCGAGCTGGAGGGCTGGGTCGGCCGCATCAACGGCCGCTTCGGCGAATTCGACTGGGCGCCGGTGCGCTACCTGAACAAGGCATTCCCGCGCCAGTCCCTGGCGGGATTCTACCGCGCCGCCGCGGTCGGCCTCGTGACGCCGCTGCGCGACGGCATGAACCTCGTCGCCAAGGAATATGTCGCCGCGCAGGATCCGGAGAATCCGGGTGTACTCGTGCTGTCGCGCTTTGCCGGGGCCGCCCGCTCCCTGCCGCAGGCCCTGATTGTCAATCCCTTCGACGTGGAAGAGATCGGCGATGCCATTCACCTGGCACTGACCATGCCGCTGGAGGAGCGCCGCGCCCGCTGGGCCGGCATGATGGCCGAGTTGCGCACGAACACCATCCAGAGTTGGTGCCAGGCCTTCGTCAGCCGGCTGAATGCGATCGACACCAACCGCCGGGCGGCATGA
- a CDS encoding glycoside hydrolase family 15 protein — protein sequence MTANLELGVVGNSVVAALVDPVGRIVWMCYPRLDGDPVFCSLLDGDEKVEGSFSIDLHGFAESSQRYLGNTAVLETILTDGSGSSVRIVDYAPRFKQFDRLYRPPTIIRRIEPLGGMPLVTIRLRPRFNYGAEPAKRTVGSNHIRYFSESPPALSGTLRLTTDAPIAHIVAEQPFALTQPLTMVLGPDETFTGSVPRLGVDFLERTREYWIEWQRYLSVPFEWQDAVIRAAITLKLCAFEETGAIVAALTTSVPEAADTPRTWDYRYCWLRDSYFVVHALNRLGATLTMEDFLRYITTVAQTETSGVLKPVYGLLPSIPLDERTVPSLKGYRGMGPVRVGNLAQVQVQNDSYGSIILAAAQMFFDLRLPHVGDIELFRRLERLGRKAAAVAFEPDAGLWEFRGRLRVHTHSTAMCWAACDRLAKIAQVLDEKAAADEWRDIADGIRERLLAEAWNAELNSFVDAHGSTEVDASLLLMQEIGLVAADDPRFLGTLSLIEKRLRRGAHLMRYAAPDDFGLPETSFTVCTFWYIDALVAVGRKEEARVLFEQVLACRTRHGLLSEDLDPFRGELWGNFPQTYSMVGLIISAMRLSKSWEEAFWRGS from the coding sequence ATGACAGCCAACCTCGAACTCGGCGTCGTCGGCAATTCGGTCGTGGCGGCACTCGTAGACCCGGTCGGTCGCATCGTCTGGATGTGCTATCCGCGCCTGGACGGGGACCCGGTGTTCTGCAGCCTGCTGGACGGCGACGAGAAGGTCGAGGGCAGCTTCTCGATCGACCTCCACGGCTTTGCCGAAAGCAGCCAGCGCTATCTCGGCAACACGGCGGTGCTGGAGACGATCCTGACCGACGGCAGCGGGTCGTCGGTCCGCATCGTCGACTATGCCCCGCGCTTCAAGCAGTTCGACCGGCTTTACCGGCCGCCGACGATCATCCGCCGCATCGAGCCGCTGGGCGGCATGCCGCTGGTGACGATCCGGCTGCGGCCGCGCTTCAACTATGGTGCCGAGCCCGCCAAGCGCACCGTGGGCAGCAACCATATCCGCTACTTCTCGGAAAGCCCGCCGGCCCTGTCGGGCACGCTGCGGCTGACGACCGACGCGCCGATCGCCCACATCGTGGCCGAGCAGCCCTTCGCGCTGACCCAGCCGCTGACCATGGTGCTGGGCCCGGACGAGACCTTCACCGGCTCCGTGCCGCGCCTGGGCGTCGATTTCCTGGAGCGTACGCGCGAATACTGGATCGAGTGGCAGCGCTACCTGTCGGTACCGTTCGAGTGGCAGGACGCGGTCATCCGCGCCGCCATCACCCTGAAGCTGTGCGCCTTCGAGGAGACGGGGGCGATCGTGGCCGCCCTGACGACGTCGGTGCCCGAGGCGGCCGACACGCCGCGCACCTGGGACTACCGCTACTGCTGGCTGCGGGATTCCTACTTCGTCGTCCATGCGCTGAACCGGCTGGGCGCGACGCTCACGATGGAAGATTTCCTGCGCTATATCACCACGGTGGCGCAGACCGAGACGAGCGGCGTGCTGAAGCCGGTCTATGGACTGTTACCGTCGATCCCGCTCGACGAGCGCACCGTGCCGAGCCTGAAGGGCTATCGCGGCATGGGGCCCGTCCGGGTCGGCAACCTGGCCCAGGTGCAGGTTCAGAACGACAGCTACGGCAGCATCATCCTGGCCGCGGCGCAGATGTTCTTCGATCTGCGCCTGCCCCATGTCGGCGACATCGAGCTGTTCCGCCGGCTGGAGCGGTTGGGGCGGAAGGCGGCCGCGGTGGCCTTCGAACCCGATGCCGGCCTGTGGGAGTTCCGCGGCCGGCTGCGCGTCCACACCCATTCGACCGCGATGTGCTGGGCCGCCTGCGACCGCCTGGCCAAGATCGCCCAGGTCCTGGACGAGAAGGCGGCCGCCGATGAATGGCGCGACATCGCCGACGGCATCCGCGAGCGCCTGCTGGCCGAGGCCTGGAATGCGGAGCTGAACAGCTTCGTCGATGCCCACGGCAGCACCGAGGTCGATGCCAGCCTGCTGCTGATGCAGGAGATCGGGCTCGTGGCGGCGGATGACCCGCGCTTTCTTGGCACCCTGTCGCTGATCGAGAAGCGCCTGCGGCGCGGCGCGCACCTGATGCGCTACGCCGCACCCGACGATTTCGGTTTGCCGGAGACGTCGTTTACCGTGTGTACCTTCTGGTATATCGACGCACTGGTTGCGGTCGGCCGCAAGGAGGAGGCGCGGGTGCTGTTCGAGCAGGTGCTGGCATGTCGCACCCGCCACGGGCTGCTGTCGGAGGATCTCGATCCGTTTCGGGGGGAGTTGTGGGGCAACTTCCCGCAGACCTATTCGATGGTGGGCCTGATCATCTCGGCCATGCGGCTGTCCAAGAGCTGGGAGGAAGCGTTTTGGCGCGGCTCGTAA